Sequence from the Equus caballus isolate H_3958 breed thoroughbred chromosome 6, TB-T2T, whole genome shotgun sequence genome:
ACCAGTCATGCAGCAGACAGAAGAGACGAGTTAGCTGGAGATCCCAGGCTCCCATCCACCCACCCCTGCTCCCCGCAGTGTCCCCAAACTGCGGGACAGGCCTCTAACAGAGACCCTGCAGCTTTGGTAAGGCAACTGGTCTGTTTACATCAACGCCCTCAGCTACCCAAGAGAACCCTTTGCAAACAGTGAAGAGGTAAGAGAGAGGAACATCTAAACGACCACCTTCCATCCCTGACatgcaggagggaaaaaaaggaccAAGACAAAGGGTTTAGGAGCTTTTAATGCTTAAGACTGAAAAATCATAAGCTGGGTTTTTCATAAAGTCATTGGTCCACTGCTGGCAGGGCTAGAATCCGCCCCTCGCCCTGGCCAAGGAGGAGGCCCAGACCCCCCAGCAGGGTCTTCAGGGTGGAGGGGCTTCCTTTGTAGTGCAGTGACTCCCCAGCCCGGAGGCAAGAGGTGTAACGAGTacccctgtgccaggcactatgcaagGCACTCTCAAGGGTTGTCTCAGTTAACCCTCACACCAACCCCATGGGGAGGGAtccctattttagagatgagggtcctaaggcttggagaggttaatcAACTGGTCCCAAGTCATAAAGTTCACAAGTCTCAAAGCTGGGATGAAAATCCCAGTCTTCGGGCCTTTCCCACTCTGCCACACTgaattctttctccctctgatccAGCCTCAGTCTCTCATAAGAAGTTCACTCTTACCATCCTTGCCCCATGCTTTCTCCTGTGAGGAAAGGGGTCAGCTGAAGCAACCTGTTCTATGAGGACAGGTGGGGATCCTGGCAGGATCTTTTCTCTAAAACAGCAAATATGACCTCAGAAGTCACTGTGTGGGTGACTCTCAGCTGAAGAGAGACTCCCAAGGAAACAGTGAGGTAGAGCAGTTTGCAGCTGCTGACTCTCTGTGGAGCTAGGTACCACAGAGCCAAAGAGGCAATGCTCAAAGGAAGGTGACGAAAGCAGGGATCAGAGGGCAAGCAGGAGCAGTGTCAAGACTGCCCGAGCGGGTCGGAAGACAGCTCCAATGATCAAAGAACGCGGTTCCCAGGAAGCGGGGAGCTGAGGATGACCTTGTTGCTTGTCCAGGAGGCGTGTAGATCTGCGTGCCCAAGAATGACTTGGGGCCTTGACTGTGTCCTATGTGCCCCAGGGGCACTCATTTTGTTAGCAGTGGCAGCAGCCCCAACTCATTCAGTCTCTCCTTGGCCACCGTCTCCCAGCCCCTGTTGGCCTGTGGGCTACGAGGTGAGGGGTGCAGGAGCCCCTCCACCTGGACCTCGGGCATCAGGCCTGCCAGAGCCCGTCGTGCCCGCTGCTCAGCCACCCgccccactcccaccaccagccGCACCCCCAGCAGCTGCACCTGCCGGCAGAGGGCCGTGTCACAGACCCCAAGAAGCTGTTCTCGCTGCTTGGCAGGCAGCTCAGCAGGGGTGAGGTTGCGCCCACTGGGAGCCAAGAAGAGCAGAGGACACAGATTGTGGACAAAGCAGTGACGGAAGAAGGCTTCAGGCTGTCCACAGAGGTTCCGGAAAAAGCCCCAGAATCGGGCACCGCTCACCTCTGACTGTGGACACTCCAGTCCCAGCACTGGTCGCTTAGGGTGCTCTTGGGGAGGGGTTAGCACAGGGCCCCCAATGCCCAACCAGTCCCGCACGACATTCACTTCCCCAAAGGGCAcctgtggggaaggagagagacatgAGGATTTCACACTGGAGACCCGATGCCTGGGCTCTGGACCCCTTTCCACCTTCCAGGAGGATCTAgcctgcagacacacacacaccccccccaccaccaccaaaggcctgagacaaggattcctGGCCCTGTGGTTTGATCCTGTCCGTCTCTCCAATTTTTCATTGTGGGCTGTGGTCCAGAAGAATCTATTTGCCTCTACCCCACTAGCCTTTGGGACCACGTACAGGAAGTACATAGGGATATCTGGCCCTACCCAGGGCGTGATGGGTAGTACCGGGAACAAACAGATGGTCTGACACAGAAAGGGAGCCAGGGTCAGAGGAGGCACAAGGACAGGGCTGACCACTGCTCTCTGGGTGCCCTCTCAGCCCCAAGCCTCAGGCTGTCATTTCCATCGATCATCATTGATCACCCTTCATCCCCCAGTTGAGGTCAATAAAAGCGATTGAGCCTCCTGCCCTGcagcctcttcccctcccccacctgccgaGCAGCCCAACTGAGGGGCAGTCACTCACAGCGAGGTCTGAAAGGAAAGCAAGTAGGTCCTGGAACCTGGCTCTGCTCCGAACCTCTCCTCAGCTAAGAAACAGAACCCAGGATGCCTGAACGCCTGGCATCTCTTCCAGACCCACCCCTGTCAAGCAGTCTCCCCTGAGGACATGGTAGCCCTGGTCCCTCTCCTGACCCCAACCACACTCTAGGGAGAGGGGAGATCCGGCAAGGTAAGGATGAGGCTGGCGGAAGACAGGGCTCTCAGAGGCAATTAGTGGACAGCTCACAGGGGAAACGGAACTACCATTAATGTGCTGGGTTAACTACGGCAGCGGGGCCAGGAGACTGTCTGAGAACACAGGAgccagtgtgtgtgttgggaggggaTGGGGGCTGCAGCCATGCACATGCTCCTCCTCCACAGCACACGCAGGCAAGCATCCACCTTGGggcctcccaccccacccgccaGGAGAAGCCAAGCCCTTTACCCCAGTCTGGGCCATGCCGAAAGGTCCGGGGTTCATGCCCAGGAAGAGCACTTCCTTAGGACCCTGGCAGTAGCGGGTCACGTAGTTGCGATGTGGCTCCCACGCATACTCCACGGGATTGTAGATGATGCCCACAGGCTCTGAAAACTGCAGTTGGCTCAGCTCAGCATTAAGCCgaagctcctcctccaggaagccctcagCCAAGCTtcgagggcagggctggggctccaTCAGGCCACCTGCAGGCTCATGGAGGGGCCCCAGCAGGAAAGCCTGGGGCACAGCCATGTCACTGTCACCTGGAAAAGAGATGG
This genomic interval carries:
- the SMUG1 gene encoding single-strand selective monofunctional uracil DNA glycosylase; this encodes MAVPQAFLLGPLHEPAGGLMEPQPCPRSLAEGFLEEELRLNAELSQLQFSEPVGIIYNPVEYAWEPHRNYVTRYCQGPKEVLFLGMNPGPFGMAQTGVPFGEVNVVRDWLGIGGPVLTPPQEHPKRPVLGLECPQSEVSGARFWGFFRNLCGQPEAFFRHCFVHNLCPLLFLAPSGRNLTPAELPAKQREQLLGVCDTALCRQVQLLGVRLVVGVGRVAEQRARRALAGLMPEVQVEGLLHPSPRSPQANRGWETVAKERLNELGLLPLLTK